CCACGGCGTTCTTTCCGGCGGCGCGGTCACCCGCATCACGTCGTCGAAGCTGCGCGAACTGGTGATCACCGACTCCATCCAGCCGACCACCGCCGTCCAGTCGGCCCACAATATCCGCGTGATTACGACCGCAACCCTGATCGGCGAAGCGATCAACCGCACCAGCCAGGAAGAATCTGTTTCAAGTCTCTTCGACTGAAAGTTCTCCGCGCCCACAAAATATTAGGCAGGGTTGTATTTTATTCTTCTTCGGCAGCGCGCTTTCGGCTACTTTCGCGCAAGCGATTTGCATGAGAAGCCCTATGACCGCCATCAGGATGAAACGTTCAGTAGCCTTCAAACGCCTTGCGCTTCTTGCGCTTGTTCCCCTGCTCTGTGCCTGCACGATGGATGTCGATCCAGGTCCATCGCGACCCTCGCCCCGCCCGTGGCCACCGCAGCAGCAAATGTGCACCATGGAATATGCGCCGGTCTGCGGCGAACGCGGTGGCCGGCTTCAAACCTTCGGAAATGCCTGCCAGGCTCGCAACAGCGGCTTCATGATCGTCGGCCGCGGCGAATGCCGCCGCGCCCCACCGGTTGCGCTTCCCGAGCCGGATCGTCCCGGACGCCCGCCCCGGCCGGATCGCCCGAACAGGCCTGACCGTCCGGAACGCCCGGGCGGCATCTGTACGCGCGAATATGCGCCGGTCTGCGGTCAGCGCGGCCGTCAGACACAGACCTTCCCGAACTCCTGCGAGGCTGGCAATGCAGGCTTCCGGATCATCAGCGGCGGCGAATGCCGCTTATGATCATCTGGCCGATGGCGGCGATGATGTTGGCCTGAAGTCCCCGCGCGCGCCACCCGACTTGCCAAGCTGTCGGCCACTCTTAGGCGCCAAAGAGTGGCAGTGACAGTCGGTGTCGCCTGATGCCCGGCAAAATCATTCCGGCTTATCCGGCCCCTTGATCTGCTGGCCATTGACGCTCACGGTTCCATCGGGCGTGACCGTCACGTCCCAGCGCTGCCGCCCATCCGGATCGGTCTTGGCGAAACCCTTGACCATCAGCATTCCGAACGACGCCTGATTGAGCTCGGGATTGGTCTTGGCAAGCTCCTGAACTGCCGCGATGGTCTTGTCGTAGTCGCGCGCCAGAACCGAGGCTTGCAGCGCATAGTCCTGCTTGCCCACGTCGATGCGGCTCTCTACCCTTGCGGATATGTCGATGTCGTAGACGCCGGACTTGGCGCTGACCTTCGGAATGTCGATTACAAACCTGCCATTGCGGAAAAGCCGCTCCACGGCCTTCTTGCCCGCGTCCTCCCTGCCCTCCGGCGGCTTGGTGAGGTCAAGTTTCATGAATTCATCACCGAAAGCCGCAAAATCCATGCCCGGGATGGCCAACTGCACATCGACTGCCTGAGGCACAAAGGCGGAATAGGCGGCCGGAATCATCGGACTGTCGAATGTGATGTTGGCAGCATTCATTGCAACGTCAAACTGCGTTGCGTTGCTCGGCCCATTTACAGCCAGGCGGTAGGCGAAGCTCTGGGCGCCGCCGCCGCCCGCAGCACTCGTCACTGCAAGATTGTTGAGGGTGATGACTTCCTCGAACGAAGAGACCAGCGGAAAAGCGGCGCGTAGCATGCCCTTCAGCCTTTCCTCGCTCTCCTTGCTCATCTGCTTTTCATCGGCATGGTCGACTGCGAAGATGACAATGTCCCTCAATTGCTTTGCCGGCAGGCTGGCGACCTTGGCTTCGAAATCGATGGTATCGGCCGTGATCCGGATCGGCGGCATATCCTTCCCGTGCACCTGCTCGGCAAACGCTGTCAAAGTACCGTTCGCCGCAAAGTCTATTCTGTCGGCGGAAGCGCCATCAGCTGAGGTGAGCTTGTATTTCATGTCGCCGAAGCTGGCATCGACCTGCTCGGTATCGGTCGCGGTCGTGACTTTGATATCCTTGGCGCTGAAATCACCGGAGCGGAAATAGCTGATCGCCGGATCGAAGACCCAAGTATGGACCATTGAGGCGATGGAATAGGTGAAATCGGTGCGCTTTTTGTCCGGTGCCTTGAAGTGTCCGGAAACATTCAGGCTGCTGTCGCCTTCGACATTCCAAAGCCCGTCGTCTCGTGGCGTGGCGAACATCGAGATCGGTTTCAGGCCGTTGATTGCAAGATCCGCCGGATTGAACTTGGAAAGCAGCTTGGCCAGGTCGTAGGTGATCTCGTAGCGCGCACCGGCCGGATTGACCGCGACGACGCCGCTCTTGGCAATGTCTTCGGGCAGCAGGCTGTTGAGATTGTCACGAATGGCGTTTGCACCATCCTGATCGATCCCGGCCGCATGGCCCGCCGTCATCAATCCGAAAACAACGGCGCTCGTCGCCGTCATCAGCCTGTAGCGCATTAATGTGCTCCTCCGCCTCGTCGATCGGCGGCCTTGTGAGAATGTAGGCGGCCGGATGTCATCTCAGGCTTGCCCAAAAGGCAAGCCCTGTAGCTGCTGAATCGCAATAATTAGAAACCCGGTTTGATATCCGGTCCCGTCCCTATTGCTCCCGCGTTGGTTTGTATTAGTTCACAGCCGCCTGCTACCGACCGGCAACCCGAGGAATCGGAGCCGCCTCGCCTTGCGTTTCCGCTTCACTTATACTATAGCGCACGCGTCCGCGCAGACACCCTTGGAGGCAACGCGGATGAGGAAGGCCAAACGGCCCCTCCAGTCACCGGAAGGATGATACCGCCGGAGACTCTCCAAATAACCTCGAAAGGAATAGCCATGAGCCAGGAAACTTACGAGCTCAAGGCCGAGGCGCGCGAACGGGTTGGTAAGGGGTCCGCCCGTGAACTTCGCCGCAACGGTTTGATTCCAGCTGTCATCTATGGTGACAAGCAGGCCCCCATTTCTATCGCTCTCAGCACCAATGAGGTGACGAAGCGCATTCATGCCGGTAGTTTCATGACCACTGTTGCGACGATCGACGTCGGCGGCGAGAAGTACAAGGTTCTGCCGAAGGACTATCAGCTCGATCCGGTTCGCGACTTCACGATGCACGTGGATTTCCTCCGCGTCTCCGGCAACACGCAGGTCACCGTCGAAATCCCGGTTCACTTCATCAACGAAGAGAAATCGCAGGTCAAGATCGGCGGCGTGCTGAACATCGTTCGCCACACAATCGAAGTTCACTGCCCGGCTGATGCGATCCCGGAATTCTTCGACATCGACCTCTCCGGCAAGAAGATTGGCGACAGCATCCATATCTCCGAAGTCGCACTGCCGAAGGGCGTGACAACGGTTATCGACCGCGACTTCACGATCGCAACGATCGTTGCTCCGGCTGCTGGCGTTGAAGAAGAAGCTGCCGCTGAAGGCGAAGGCGAAGCCGAAGCATAATCCGCATACACCAATTCGTAATTATAAGGCCCGCTTTCCACTGGAAGGCGGGCCTTTATCAATTTTAGCGCGAGCTCACTTCAGCAACATTTAACACATTCGTGAAAGCATTCCCCAAGCATTTCTAAACTTGCCGCTCTTTGCCGTTTTGGCTGCGTAAATGAGAGCCCCGGGAGAAACGGAACGATGAACAATTCCGTTGAGAACAGATTTTTTGCGATTGTTTGCGGGGCGCTTCTCATATTTGTCGCTCCGCTTTTTGTATTGTTTCTCTTCCTTTCTTCCGAGCGCGCCGACAGGGAAATACGCGACCACATCTCCATTCTTCTAGTTGCCAATTCCCAGGCGCTCGCAAAGCCGCTCTGGGATCTGGACGAAGACAGCGTCACACAGATCAGCGCAACGATGGTTTCGCAGGGCGCCATCGTGAAGGTTGAGGTTCGTGATCAATCCAGTCAGCTCAACGTGACGCAATCGACCATCCCGAAATCTTTTGACGGTGAGCTCGTTCAGGTTTCCCGTGCAATCATCTACAACACGGTCGACGGTCCGAAGAACCTCGGCAGCATCGCGGTCTATTATCCCAAGCTTGGCCTCTTCTCCGGCCTGAAGCATGAAGAAGTCGTCTTCATATCTATCTTCATCTTCGCCGTTCTCACCGTCTTCGGCACCGCATTGATCGGCAACCGCCTCTTCGTCATACAGCCGCTCATGCGGCTTATCGCAGCCATAGAGGCCACCCGTCAGCTCGGATCGCGCCATCACGTCGATTGGCAGTCGAGCGATGAGATCGGCCGCCTTGCCCGCAGCTTCAACGAGATGCAGACGAAGCTGGAGAGCGAGGAGAAGGAACTGAAACTCGCCCACCGCCTCGCAACCGATATCTATAACCTCACGCCAGCCATGCTTTTCTCTCTGGACAACGAGGATCGCATCATAGCGGTCAGTGACTATTGGCTTGTCGCAACGGGCTATGGCAGGACTGAGGTGATCGGACGCAGATTTTCCGAACTCGTGACGCCCGACACCCGCGACGCGTTTCAACACCGCAAGGAAGGTTTCGAGAACGGCGCGGCACTTGACGTGACCGTCAAGTTCCTGTGCGCAGGCGGCCGCATCATGGACGTGCTGATCCTGGAATCCAAGACGGCCACCGGACCTAACCAGCTCTTGCTGTCGGTCATGACCGACGTGACCGCACTGAAGGCCTCGGAAGACCGCAACCATCGTCAGGCGATAACCGACCATCTCACCGGTCTGCTGAACCGCCAAGGCTTCGAGACGGCCCTCGACGGCAAGATCGCCGAAGCCGATGCCGCCGGTCAGGAGCTTGCCTGCCTGTTCATCGATCTCGACCGGTTCAAGTGGATCAACGACAATATGGGCCATGCCGAAGGCGATCGCGCACTGCGCGAGCTCGTCGAGCGGATTAACAGACATCTCGCGCCCTCCGATCAGGCAGCGCGCCTTGGCGGCGACGAATTCGCCGTCCTGCTTCCGGCCACGGACGGCGAGAAGCGCGCCAGGGCGATGTGCGAGCAGATTGCCAGCGTCTTCGAGGCGCCTTTCGGCCCCGACCTGCATTTAAGCGCCAGCATCGGCATCGCCATCTATCCGCGCCATGCCTCGAATGCAGCCGAACTGCTGCAGAAGTCGGACATGGCGATGTATGCGAAAAAGCGCGACGGCAAGAATGGCGCGCAGATTTTCGACAACAGTATGCTGGACAGCGCAAGGGCGCGCGCCGAGATCGAAAGCCACATCGAAAACGGCCTCGCCGAGGATTGGTTCGAGGCCTATCTGCAGCCGATCGTGGGCCTCGACGATCACCGGATCGCCGGATTTGAAGCGCTCCTGCGCCTCAATCATCCCCTGAAGGGGCTGATGCCGCCGGCTGGCATCATCCACGTCGCCGAGGAGACCGCCAAGATCGTCCGCGTCGGCAACGTCATCATGGAAAAAGCGATCGGGCATCTGGCGAATATCTCCCGGATCCCAGGCATGCATGATACTTATCTCGCGATCAATTTCTCGCCGCTGCAGTTCGAAGCCGCCCTGCCCTCCCGCCTCGCCGGGCTCGTCGGGCGGCACGGCATCCGTTCTGATCGCATCGTCGTCGAAATCACGGAAGCCGTTCTGATGGACGACAATCCGCAAATACGCATGGTGCTCACCGAACTGCGCCGCTTCGGATGCCGCATCGCCCTTGATGATTTCGGCACCGGCTACTCGTCGCTGAGCTATCTCAACCGCTTCCCGGTCGACATCATCAAGGTCGACCAATCCTTCACGCGGTCGATCAACGACACGAATGATGACGTCCGTCACAAGAGCAGGATGCTCATCGAAGGGATCACCACGCTCTCGCACAAGATGGACTGCACCGTGATTGCGGAAGGCATAGAAACCGAGGAAGAATGCCGCACCCTACACCAGATGGGGCTTGACTACGGTCAGGGCTACCTCTTCCGTCGTCCGCAAAATGCCTTGAAATTGATCGAGGACCTCACAGCCGCGGAAAACGAGGTCGCCCAAGCCTCGTGAGCGGCGCATTGAAGGTGGAAATAGATGAAAAAGCTCCTGCTTCTTGCTTTTCTGACGCTTCCTTGCGCAGCGCCGGCACAGTCACAGACGGTGAATTTCACGACTGAAGAATACGCGCCCTTCAATTATCGCGACGGGAAGGTGATCAAGGGCGCGACCGTCGAACAAGTTGAAAAGGTCATGGCCGATATCGGCGTCGACTATACCATCGAGATGATGCCCTGGGCGCGCGCCTATAGCCTCGCGCAATCAAGGCCGATGACCTGCGTTTTTGCCACGGCACACAATGGCCTGCGCGATCCCCTTTTCAAATGGATCGAGCCCCTGCTCGTCGATCGTAATATTTTGATCACAAGGAAAGGATCGGGCGTGGTTGCGAGTGACCTGGAGGCGTCCAAGAAATATACTGTCGGCACGCAGCGCGAGGACTATACCGAGATGGTGTTGAGGCAGAAGGGCTTTACCAAGCTCGATATCGCTAGCGACTTCAACGCCACGCTTCGCAAGCTTCTCGGCGGCCGTATCGACATGATGCCCATTTCAGAGCTTTACTTCGAAAAGCTGAAGGCGGATCAGCCGGTGGAAATGGTCACCATGCTCTCCTCACAGCCGATGGGTATCGCCTGTCACAAGGATTTTCCATCCGAACTTCAGGTGCGGATGCAGACCGCCCTCGACAAGCTGATTTCCAACGGAATCCAGAAGGAGATCTTCTTCAAGTATGGACTGGATCTCGGCGATTAGCGCCGCGCCGTGCCTTTGCGCTTGACTTCCTGCCCATTTCGCGGTGGTGAAGCGACAGCAGGCATTCAACAAACGGACTGGCCAAATGCTGATCATAGCGGGTCTCGGCAATCCCGGAAGCAAACATGCCGGAAACCGTCACAATATCGGCTTCATGGCGGCCGACGCCATCCACAGGCGCCACAGCTTTTCCCCCTGGTCCAAGAAGTTCAGGGCGGAAATTTCCGAAGGCGAGCTCGGTGGCGAGAAGGTACTGCTTGTCAAGCCGCAAACCTACATGAACCTCTCCGGCGAAGCCGTCGGCGAAGCCATGCGCTTCTACAAGCTGCAGCCTTGCGATCTCGTCGCCATCTATGACGAGCTCGACCTGCCGCCCGGCAAGGCCCGGCTGAAGATCGGCGGCGGCAATGGCGGCCACAACGGCATCAGGTCGCTCGATGCCCATTGCGGCAAGGATTACCGGCGCCTTCGCCTCGGCATCGGCCACCCTGGCGTCAAAGAACTTGTGCAGCACCACGTCCTCGCGGACTTCGCCAAGGCCGACCAGGCCTGGCTGCAGCCGCTTTTGGAAACGCTTGCCGACAATGCCGACATGCTGGTGCGCAACGAGGATTCGCAGCTGATGAACAAGCTGGCGCTTGCTGTCGGCGCCAAGGCGGAGGAAAACAAGCCGAAGGCCGAAAGGAAGTCTGCAGCCCAATCCCACATCCATCAGGCGCGCAATCACACGCAGCCCAAGCTGCCTGCGACCGGGCCCATGGCGGAAATGCTGAAGAAGATGTTTGGCAGCAAGGGCGAGTAAGCACGATGTCGAAGCAGGACATCATGATCCGGCATGCCGGTCCTGGCGATCTGCAGACGCTTCTTGAGCTCTACCGCCACCTCAATCCCGATGATCCAGCGATCGATCCCGCCCGGGCAAGCGACCGCTTCTCAGCCATCCTTGCCCAACCGGGCATGACCATATTTGTCGCGCTGGCCGGCGACATGCCCGTTGCATCCGCCACACTGATCATTTCGCCCAATCTGACGCGAAACGGCGCTTCATACGCTCTTGTCGAGAATGTCGTCACGCACGCCGATCACCGCAGGAAGGGTTATGCCGGCGCCTTGATCCGTCATGCCTGCGCAACGGCCTGGAAGGAGAATTGCTATAAAGTGATGCTCCTTACCGGTTCAAGGAACCCCGCGACGCTGCTTTTTTACGAAAACTGCGGCTTCATGCGGGATAAGACAGGTTATCAGATCAGACGCCCCGGCTGATCAGCAATTGCAGCTCTTGAAAGCGGTTGAGGAGCAGTTCCCGAAGCGCGCTGGCTCCGTCGTCGATCGCCGTTGCCATCAGGATCGAGGCATCCTCTACGAACAGCATGGTGCCAATGCCGGCAACGACGGCAATGGAGCAGGCAATGCGCAGGTTCTTGAGGCTGTCGAGCCGATAGTAGCCGGCATCGTCATATTCCGTTCCGAAGAGCATGTCGGAAAGATCATAACCGTCCGAAATGGCAAGATCGATGATCGGCTTGTCCGAAAGCCTGTCCGGATAGACGTTGCACAGCGCACGCACGACATGACCCATTGCCCCGAAGATCGCAAAGAGCGCCGCGGCTACGAAATAATGCCAAGTCGCTGCCTCAGCATGCATGCGGGCCTCCGTCCTCGGCGCAATGTAGCGAAAATTGACGGATGGCGGCTTAAGAAGATTGGTTAAGAAACGGCCTATTCTTCGGGTTCTGCCGTAAACATCAGCGGAAAGCCTGCCTCCTTGGCATAGTCCATCGCCTCCTTGACCTTGGTCTCGGCAATGTCCTTGGCGCAGACGACGACCACGCTGGAGCCCATTTTATGCGCCGTCATCATCACCCTGTATCCCGTCTCCTCGCTCATCCGGAAAATGGCTTTGAGGATCATGACGACGAACTCACGTGGCGTATAGTCATCGTTGAAGAGAAGAACCTTGTAGAGCTTCGGCTTATCCAGCTTCAGCTTGACCTTGGTTTTCGGTTTTATTGCAACGTCGTTGTCACTCATCGGAAATCCACCCGTTGATGACATGAGAACGAGTTCTCAATCAGACAATTATCGTCGGCGAGGAAATTTCGACTGTGTCGGCTGCGCGCCCGATCAGGCAAGAGCCGAAGTTCAAGCCAGTCGCCGGGTTTGACACCGAGATGGTCCAGGATCTCCTGGGCGAGGTCACTTGCCCTTTCAGTAAAATCCGCAACAGGTCTCGAAATCTCCGCCTGCGGAAAAATAGGCCAGTGTCGCCCGATCGGCAAGTGAGCGGCGGTAAAAGCGGCCGAAGACTTGACCGCATGGCTCCTTTATCCCATAGGCAAGGCAACGATTTCAGCGAATACGGACATCCAGTCATGGGCTTCAAATGCGGTATCGTCGGTCTGCCGAATGTCGGCAAGTCGACACTCTTCAACGCGCTCACCAAGACGGCAGCGGCGCAGGCGGCGAACTATCCCTTCTGTACGATCGAGCCGAACACCGGCGAAGTCGCCGTTCCCGATCCCCGGATGCACAAGCTCGCCTCGATCGCCGGCTCCAGGGAAATCATCCCTACCCGCATTTCCTTCGTCGATATCGCCGGTCTGGTGCGCGGCGCCTCGAAGGGCGAGGGCCTAGGCAACAAGTTCCTCGCCAACATCCGCGAAGTCGATGCCGTCGTGCATGTGCTGCGCTGCTTTGAGGATGACGACATCACTCATGTCGAAGGCCGTATCAATCCGGTCGGCGACGCCGAAACCATCGAAACCGAGCTGATGCTTGCCGACCTTGAAAGTCTTGAGCGCCGAGTCGAGCAAACCCGCAAACGCGCCGCCTCCAAGGACAAGGATTCGCTGACGCAGCTTCCCGTCATGGAAGCGGTGATCAAGCTTCTCAACGAAGGCAAGCCGGCTCGTATACTGCTGAAGACGCTCGGCGCCGACGAGATCGAAGTCCTGAAGAGCCTGAACCTTCTGACTTCGCATCCGGTGCTCTACGTGTGCAACGTCGCGGAAGCCGATGCAGCAACGGGCAACGAACATACCGAGGCCGTTGCCGAGATGGCGAAAGCCCAAGGCGCCGAATGCGTGATCATCTCGGCTGCGATCGAATCCGAAGTGGCTCAACTGCCCGAAGAAGAAAGCAAGGAATTCCTCCACGCACTCGGTCTCGAAGAGGCCGGCCTCGACCGGCTAATCCGCGCAGGCTATCACCTGCTCGACTTGATCACCTATTTCACGGTCGGCCCCAAGGAGACCCGCGCTTGGACGATCGTGCGCGGCACCAAGGCACCGGCCGCTGCCGGCGTGATCCACACCGATTTCGAACGCGGCTTCATCCGTGCCTTCACTATCGGCTATAACGACTACATCGCGTTCGGCGGCGAAACAGGCGCCAAGGACGCGGGCAAAGCCCGGGATGAAGGCAAGGAATACGTGGTTCAGGACGGCGACGTAATCCACTTCCGCTTCAATACCTGATTTGTCCGCACGGCCGAGAAAGGGCGAGGCCAGATGAAGCTAGTTTTTGAAGACTTCGAGCCGGGCCGCAGCTTTGCATTGGGCCCGGTCGCCGTGACGGCGCAGGAAATCATCGAGTTCGCAACCGAGTTCGACCCGCAGCCAATGCACATGGACGAGATGGCCGGACGCGCCAGCATCCTTGGCGGGCTCGCGGCTTCCGGCTGGCATACGTCTGCGCTTTTCATGCGTATGATGGCCTATGGTTTTCTGCTCAACTCGCATTCGCAGGGCGCACCCGGCATCGACGTGATGGAATGGAAGAAGCCCGTGCTTGCCGGCGACACACTGTCCGGGCGTTCGACGGTGCTGGAATCGCGTGCAATGCGCTCGCGGCCCGGAATCGGAATCGCCCGTTTCAAGCATGAGGTTCACAATCAGCACGGCCATCTGGTCTGCTATTGCGAAAACTGGATTATGTTCAGCATGCGCGACACCGTGGAGATAAACCCATGAGGATGGCGGAGCTTTATACGATTGGCGAAAAGGCCTCGATCGGCGGCTATACCTTTACCGAGGAGCGGATCGTCCATTTCGCCACACGCTTCGACCCGCAGCGCTTCCATATCGACAAGGAAGCCGCCAGGAAGACACTTTTCGGCAATCTCTGTGCCTCGGGCTGGCATACATGCGCCGCCTGGATGCGAACTTTCCTCGATTACTGGGAAAAGGAAACCGCGCGACTTGCCAGGCAGGGCCTTGCACCGCCGAAACTCGGCCCTTCGCCCGGCTTCCAGAAATTGCAATGGCTGCGTCCGGTCTTCGTCGACGAGACGGTCAGCTATTCGGTGACCTTGCTTGCCAGCCGGCCTCTCACATCGAGGCCGGGCTGGTTCCTGAACTCGATCCTCAACGAAGGCGTGAACCAAGACGGCACGCCTGTCATCCGTTTCGAGGGCAGCGTGCTCGAATACGAATAAAGCCGGGCTTCAGTGCCCGGCGAATTCGACCAGCGTGTGGACGTTCACGCCAAGCTCCTCGAGCTTCCTGCGGCCGCCGAGATCCGGCAGATCGATGACGAAGCACGCACCGACGACTTCCGCACCCATCTGGCGAAGGAGCTTCGTCGCGCCGACTGCCGTCCCGCCGGTTGCAATCAGATCGTCCACGAGGATGACCTTCTCGCCCGGCTGAACGGCATCCCGGTGCATCTCCATCTCGTCGACGCCATATTCGAGGCTGTAGGCGATCCGCACTGTATCGTGCGGCAGCTTGCCCTTCTTGCGGATTGGCACGAACCCGGACGAAAGCTGATGCGCAACGGCGCCGCCCAGGATGAAGCCGCGCGCTTCCATGCCGGCGATCTTGTCGATTTTCAGGCCCGCATAGGGCTGCACCAGCTCATCCACTGCGCGGCGAAACGCCCGTGGATTGCCAAGAAGCGTCGTGATGTCGCGAAAGATAATGCCAGGCTTCGGATAGTCCGGGATGGAGCGGATGCTAGCCGCAAGCTCCGAGGCAATATTGTTCATGGGAGGTCCGTGTGTATGCGAGGGCGTTTAGTCGGTTGCACCCTATCAACTGGCTGACATGGAACCAACAAAAAAGGCGGCCCGAAAGCCGCCATTTGCTTGTCGAGCTAGAACCGCTCAGTGCTCCTTGTTGGCATAGACCGAGCGCTTCGTCAGGAAGATGAGACCGGAGAAGATCAGCAGGAACACGATGACCATGAAGCCGGTGCTCTTGCGATCCTCGAGGTGCGGCTCTGCGGCCCACATCAGGAAGGCCGAGACGTCCTTGGAATACTGATCGACGGTCTGCGGCGTGCCGTCGTCATAGGTCACCTGATCGTCTGAGAGCGGCTTCGGCATCGCGAAAGCCGCGGCAGCGTTGAAGTAGGGGTTGTAGTGCGCACCCTCCGGAACCTGGAAGCCCGCCGGCGGCTCTTCATAGCCGGTCAGCAGCGAGTAGATATAGTCCGGTCCGCCCTCCTGATACTGGGTGAAGATATCGAAGACGAACTGCGGAAAGCCGCGGGTTATCCCGCGGGCCTTGGCGATCAGCGAGAAATCCGGTGGGGCCGCGCCATTGTTCGCGGCGGCAGCGGCCTGAGCGTTGGCGTATGGCGAGGGGAAATAATCCGAAGGGATAGCCTTGCGGGTGAACATCTCACCTGCAGCATCCGGACCATCCTGGACTTCGTAGTTCGCGGCAAAGGCCTTGACCTGCGCCTCGGAGTAACCGAGCTCGCCGAGCATGCGGAAGGGAACGAGGCTCATGGAGTGGCAGGCCGAACAGACTTCCGCGTAGACCTTCAGGCCGCGCTGCAGCTGGCCCTTGTCATAATGGCCGAACGGGCCGGCGAAGCTCCAGTCCTGCTCCCGCGGGTGCTTCAGCGGATAGTGCGGCGTGGCGCCTTCCTCGTGCTCGGCCGGAGCGGCGCCCTCGCCGGGCGTCGCTTCCTGTGCAAATGCAGCAGTTCCGAGGATAGCTACGACTGCGAGCGGCAGAATGCTTGCAATAAGCTTTTTCATCATTCTATTCCTTCCGCTCGCCTATGCCTTGACCGTAGCAGTTTGTTGATTGCGCTTTTCCAGCACGGCTTCGGTGATCGAGTTTGGAATGCGGCGCGGCGTCTCGACGAGGCCAAGCACTGGCATGGCGACCAGGAAGAAAGCAAAGTAAAGCAGCGTACAGATCTGCGAGATCAGGACGAAGGCACCTTCCGCCGGCTGGGAACCGAGCCAGCCGAGGATGATCGCATCGATCACGAACAGCCAGTAGAACATCTTGTACCAGGGGCGGTAGACTGCAGAACGGACCTTCGACGTATCGAGCCATGGCAGGAAGAAGAGCACGATGATGGCGCCGAACATCACCAGAACGCCGCCGAGCTTGGAATCGATCGGACCGATGTTGAACGTGATCGAGCGCAGCATCGCGTAGAACGGCAAGAAGTACCATTCCGGAACGATGTGCGCCGGCGTCTTCAGCGGGTCGGCCGGGATATAATTGTCCGGATGGCCGAGGAAATTCGGCATGTAGAAGACGAAGTAGGCGTAGACCAGCAGGAAGATCGAAACGCCGAGTGCGTCCTTGAGGGTCGCATAGGGCGTGAACTGGACGGTGTCCGTCTTGGTCTTGACCTCGACGCCTGTCGGGTTCGTCTGACCCGTCACGTGCAGCGCCCAGATATGCAGCACCACAACGCCTGCGATGATGAAGGGCAGCAGATAGTGCAGCGAGAAGAAGCGGTTGAGCGTCGGGTTTTCAACGGCAAAACCGCCGAGCAGAAACTGCTGAACCCATTCGCCGACCAGCGGAAAGGCCGAGAAGAAGCCGGTGATGACGGTCGCGCCCCAGAAGGACATCTGGCCCCAGGGCAGAACGTAACCCATGAAGCCGGTCGCCATCATCAGCAGATAGATGAGGACACCGAGAATCCAGAGGATTTCACGCGGCGCCTTGTAGGAGCCGTAGTAAAGGCCGCGGGCAATATGCAGGTAGACCGCGACGAAGAAGAAGGATGCGCCGTTGGCATGCATGTAGCGCAACAACCAGCCATGGTTGACGTCGCGCATGATTTTTTCGACGGCGTTGAATGCGACAGAGGTCTCGGCAGCATAATGCATGGCGAGCACGACGCCTGTCAGGATCTGCACGACCAGCATGACCGA
Above is a window of Rhizobium etli 8C-3 DNA encoding:
- a CDS encoding cytochrome b; amino-acid sequence: MSGHSSYEPSTGLEKWIDARLPLPRMVYDSFVAYPVPRNLNYAYTFGAMLSVMLVVQILTGVVLAMHYAAETSVAFNAVEKIMRDVNHGWLLRYMHANGASFFFVAVYLHIARGLYYGSYKAPREILWILGVLIYLLMMATGFMGYVLPWGQMSFWGATVITGFFSAFPLVGEWVQQFLLGGFAVENPTLNRFFSLHYLLPFIIAGVVVLHIWALHVTGQTNPTGVEVKTKTDTVQFTPYATLKDALGVSIFLLVYAYFVFYMPNFLGHPDNYIPADPLKTPAHIVPEWYFLPFYAMLRSITFNIGPIDSKLGGVLVMFGAIIVLFFLPWLDTSKVRSAVYRPWYKMFYWLFVIDAIILGWLGSQPAEGAFVLISQICTLLYFAFFLVAMPVLGLVETPRRIPNSITEAVLEKRNQQTATVKA
- a CDS encoding MaoC family dehydratase, with protein sequence MRMAELYTIGEKASIGGYTFTEERIVHFATRFDPQRFHIDKEAARKTLFGNLCASGWHTCAAWMRTFLDYWEKETARLARQGLAPPKLGPSPGFQKLQWLRPVFVDETVSYSVTLLASRPLTSRPGWFLNSILNEGVNQDGTPVIRFEGSVLEYE
- a CDS encoding cytochrome c1 — its product is MKKLIASILPLAVVAILGTAAFAQEATPGEGAAPAEHEEGATPHYPLKHPREQDWSFAGPFGHYDKGQLQRGLKVYAEVCSACHSMSLVPFRMLGELGYSEAQVKAFAANYEVQDGPDAAGEMFTRKAIPSDYFPSPYANAQAAAAANNGAAPPDFSLIAKARGITRGFPQFVFDIFTQYQEGGPDYIYSLLTGYEEPPAGFQVPEGAHYNPYFNAAAAFAMPKPLSDDQVTYDDGTPQTVDQYSKDVSAFLMWAAEPHLEDRKSTGFMVIVFLLIFSGLIFLTKRSVYANKEH
- a CDS encoding adenine phosphoribosyltransferase; protein product: MNNIASELAASIRSIPDYPKPGIIFRDITTLLGNPRAFRRAVDELVQPYAGLKIDKIAGMEARGFILGGAVAHQLSSGFVPIRKKGKLPHDTVRIAYSLEYGVDEMEMHRDAVQPGEKVILVDDLIATGGTAVGATKLLRQMGAEVVGACFVIDLPDLGGRRKLEELGVNVHTLVEFAGH
- the ychF gene encoding redox-regulated ATPase YchF, translated to MGFKCGIVGLPNVGKSTLFNALTKTAAAQAANYPFCTIEPNTGEVAVPDPRMHKLASIAGSREIIPTRISFVDIAGLVRGASKGEGLGNKFLANIREVDAVVHVLRCFEDDDITHVEGRINPVGDAETIETELMLADLESLERRVEQTRKRAASKDKDSLTQLPVMEAVIKLLNEGKPARILLKTLGADEIEVLKSLNLLTSHPVLYVCNVAEADAATGNEHTEAVAEMAKAQGAECVIISAAIESEVAQLPEEESKEFLHALGLEEAGLDRLIRAGYHLLDLITYFTVGPKETRAWTIVRGTKAPAAAGVIHTDFERGFIRAFTIGYNDYIAFGGETGAKDAGKARDEGKEYVVQDGDVIHFRFNT
- a CDS encoding MaoC family dehydratase, translated to MKLVFEDFEPGRSFALGPVAVTAQEIIEFATEFDPQPMHMDEMAGRASILGGLAASGWHTSALFMRMMAYGFLLNSHSQGAPGIDVMEWKKPVLAGDTLSGRSTVLESRAMRSRPGIGIARFKHEVHNQHGHLVCYCENWIMFSMRDTVEINP